A genome region from Eschrichtius robustus isolate mEscRob2 chromosome 4, mEscRob2.pri, whole genome shotgun sequence includes the following:
- the LOC137763473 gene encoding LOW QUALITY PROTEIN: UDP-glucuronosyltransferase 2A1-like (The sequence of the model RefSeq protein was modified relative to this genomic sequence to represent the inferred CDS: substituted 1 base at 1 genomic stop codon), translating to MTNTGNRTERLKVNALVLAGSVEITQEKKPETLGANTWLSGWIPQNYLLGHPKTRAFITHCGTNGIYEAIYHSVPMVGVPLFGDQHDNIACIKAKGAAVELNLHTITSFNLLNTLNTVINNPSYKENAMKLSRIHHDQPMKPLELAVFWIEFIMRHKGAKHLRPAIHNLTXYQYNSLDVIGFLLACVATFIFLITKCCLFCCWKFGKTAKKKKRK from the exons ATGACCAACACAGGAAACAGAACAGAAAGATTAAA AGTAAATGCACTTGTCTTAGCAGGTTCTGTGGAGATAACACAggaaaagaaaccagaaacaCTAGGAGCAAATACCTGGCTATCTGGATGGATTCCACAGAATTATC ttttaggtcATCCCAAAACCAGAGCTTTTATTACTCACTGTGGAACCAATGGGATCTATGAAGCTATTTACCACAGCGTCCCTATGGTGGGAGTTCCCCTGTTTGGTGATCAGCATGATAATATTGCTTGTATAAAAGCCAAAGGGGCAGCTGTCGAATTAAACTTGCACACAATTACGAGTTTCAATCTCCTTAACACTTTGAACACAGTTATTAACAACCCTTC CTATAAAGAGAATGCTATGAAGTTATCAAGAATTCACCATGATCAGCCTATGAAACCTCTGGAATTAGCAGTCTTCTGGATTGAGTTTATCATGCGCCATAAAGGAGCCAAACACCTTCGGCCAGCCATCCACAACCTCACCTAGTACCAGTACAACTCTTTGGATGTAATTGGGTTCCTGCTAGCATGCGTGGCAACTTTTATATTCCTGATCACTAAATGTTGCCTGTTTTGTTGCTGGAAGTTTGGTAAAactgcaaagaagaaaaagagaaagtag
- the LOC137764135 gene encoding LOW QUALITY PROTEIN: UDP-glucuronosyltransferase 2B17-like (The sequence of the model RefSeq protein was modified relative to this genomic sequence to represent the inferred CDS: substituted 3 bases at 3 genomic stop codons) translates to MSKTRASALVLSFYFGCASCGKVLLWPMEYNHWINLKTILDELAQKDHEVTVLVSSASVLVGPNKPSTLKFEVHPTSFTKNELDLLFVKWIKIWTYELPKSTLWAHDPKMQKTYYEYSDTVQKLCEDAVLNKKLVKKLQEYRFDVVLGHAISPCAELLSELLNLHLVYSLXLTTGNTYEKFCGGLILPLSYVPVIISELSDKRTFMERVTNMLYYLYFDFAFETFNKKXWDTFYSEVLGRPTTLCELMGKTDIXLIRSYWDFEFPHPILPNFEFVGGLHSKPAKPLPKEIEKFVQTSGEDGIVLFSLGSMVQNLPEENANMIALALAQIPQKV, encoded by the exons ATGTCTAAGACACGGGCTTCTGCTcttgtgctttctttttatttcggCTGTGCATCTTGTGGAAAGGTGCTGCTGTGGCCAATGGAATATAATCATTGGATCAATTTAAAGACAATATTGGATGAACTTGCTCAGAAGGACCATGAAGTGACTGTGCTAGTATCTTCAGCTTCCGTCCTTGTGGGTCCCAATAAGCCATCTACCCTTAAATTTGAGGTTCACCCTACATCCTTCACTAAGAATGAGCTTGATTTGCTTTTTGTAAAATGGATCAAGATATGGACATATGAGTTACCAAAGAGTACATTATGGGCACATGATCCAAAGATGCAAAAAACATATTATGAATATTCTGATACTGTTCAAAAGCTCTGTGAGGATGCAGTTTTGAACAAAAAACTTGTGAAAAAACTGCAGGAATACAGATTTGATGTTGTTCTTGGACATGCCATTTCTCCTTGTGCCGAGCTGCTGTCTGAACTACTTAACCTACATTTGGTCTACAGTCTTTGACTTACCACTGGCAATACATATGAAAAATTCTGCGGAGGGCTTATATTACCTCTTTCCTATGTACCTGTTATCATATCAGAACTCAGTGACAAAAGGACATTTATGGAGAGGGTAACAAATATGTTGTATTACCTATATTTTGACTTTGCATTTGAGACTTTTAACAAGAAGTAGTGGGATACATTTTACAGTGAAGTATTAG gaagacCCACTACATTGTGTGAATTGATGGGGAAAACTGATATTTGACTGATAAGAAGCTATTGGGATTTTGAATTTCCCCACCCAATCTTACCAAATTTTGAATTTGTTGGAGGACTCCACAGCAAACCTGCCAAACCACTGCCTAAG GAAATTGAAAAGTTTGTCCAAACCTCTGGAGAAGATGGCATTGTATTATTTAGTTTGGGCTCAATGGTCCAAAACCTTCCAGAAGAAAATGCTAACATGATTGCATTGGCCCTTGCCCAGATTCCACAGAAGGTATGA